A region of the Candidatus Nezhaarchaeota archaeon genome:
TATTTAAGCCTTGATGGCTAACCTTCAAAGGCTAGGGGCTAGGCTAATTAACCACCAGGCCCCCAAAGTAAGTGCTGCGGAGGCTGTGACTGCCTCATCTCACGGTGAGTAATGAGGCGAGGGGTTATGAGAGGAGCCTCCGTAGCAGCTTCAGCGAGTAGCTGGGCTCGTGGTTTAAGGGCAAGGTTTTAAAGCCACTTTAGACCGCCAGAGGCTAAGTTTGAGGCCCACAGGGGCGGTCGAGCTTCCTCTACACGCTGGCGGGGTCCCTAGGTGGCTCCTAGTTAGGATGAAGAGGGTGGCTAGGGCGATGCTGGCCATCATGATGGAGGAGGGGGCCGCCAGCGTCTTAGTTAAGCTCTCAGACCCCCTGTGGTTTCAAGGGCTATCCTGCATCCTAGGCTTCGACTGGAACAGCAGCGGGACGACGACCGTGACCTGCGCAGTCGTAAAGGCAGCGCTCGAAGACTTAGGCCTAGGCCTAAGGGCGGCTGGCGGCAAGGGGGCGAGGGCTAAGAGGGCGCTGGAGGACATAGAGAAGGTCGGAGAAAGTCTAGGGCTAGGCACGGGGAAGGTCGAGGAGCTGAAGAGGGCTAGCCGGCTAACGGCCAAGGTGGACAGCGCCGCTATTCAAGACGGCTACGAGCTCTACCACCACACCATGCTACTGTCGAGCGATGGGGGCTGGGCGGTCGTCCAGCAGGGGATGGACGTGGGAGACAAGACTGCTAGGCGCTACCACTGGCTCTCTATGAACTTAACGAGCTTTGTCGAGGAGCCCCACGCAGGGATCGTGGGCGACCGCGTAAGGACGGCGGTGATAGACTTAACGGCCCGTAGCAGCCGAGGCTGCCGAAGCGTCTGCGTGGACGTTGCCTGCGACGGGCCGTCTAAGGCCA
Encoded here:
- a CDS encoding DUF763 domain-containing protein; the encoded protein is MRPTGAVELPLHAGGVPRWLLVRMKRVARAMLAIMMEEGAASVLVKLSDPLWFQGLSCILGFDWNSSGTTTVTCAVVKAALEDLGLGLRAAGGKGARAKRALEDIEKVGESLGLGTGKVEELKRASRLTAKVDSAAIQDGYELYHHTMLLSSDGGWAVVQQGMDVGDKTARRYHWLSMNLTSFVEEPHAGIVGDRVRTAVIDLTARSSRGCRSVCVDVACDGPSKARRLLIEARRRLKGPLDAWLTSPARVEPYPLYRLAPDSLNWEVFQRAYEARPRSFEELLLIRGVGPATVRALALIADLIYGEPPSWRDPVKFSFAFGGKDGVPRPVERELMDKVIEHLEEVLSAAELERREKLSALARLRGMVHRVK